In one Streptomyces sp. NBC_00597 genomic region, the following are encoded:
- a CDS encoding MBL fold metallo-hydrolase encodes MQRLRQASIEVARGVFRFGDGHVNWYVIEQEGALTVVDGGMPSHWPALMDWLTKRGQGLDAVRAIVLTHGHADHLGIVRRLSDATGRPVYIHPDDEALAEGARLHTPPRRIRRNLWKPHVFALNLNWARAGLFTVPPILHAECYTDGQRLDVPGSPRAIHTPGHSPGSSCLLLADRDVLITGDALVTLDVVTGRRGLGIMPGTLNDDPEQALDSLTALAGITATTLLPGHGEPYAEGVPTALAAARRHGIDWRTPAAGAHSHTH; translated from the coding sequence ATGCAGAGACTTCGTCAGGCCAGTATCGAGGTTGCCCGTGGGGTGTTCCGTTTCGGAGACGGCCACGTCAACTGGTACGTCATCGAGCAGGAGGGCGCCCTGACCGTCGTGGACGGCGGTATGCCCAGCCACTGGCCCGCACTGATGGACTGGCTGACGAAGCGGGGGCAAGGTCTGGACGCCGTTCGGGCCATCGTGCTCACCCACGGACACGCCGATCACCTGGGCATCGTCCGCCGGCTCTCCGACGCCACCGGCCGGCCGGTGTACATACACCCGGACGACGAGGCGCTGGCCGAAGGCGCCCGACTCCACACCCCACCCCGCCGTATTCGGCGAAACCTGTGGAAGCCTCACGTCTTTGCACTCAACCTGAACTGGGCACGCGCGGGCCTGTTTACCGTCCCGCCGATCCTGCACGCCGAGTGCTACACCGATGGGCAGCGTCTCGACGTACCGGGATCGCCTCGGGCGATCCACACTCCCGGCCACAGTCCAGGGAGCAGTTGCCTGCTGCTCGCCGACCGAGACGTCCTGATTACGGGAGACGCCCTGGTGACACTCGACGTCGTCACCGGCCGACGTGGCCTGGGAATCATGCCCGGCACCCTCAACGACGACCCCGAACAGGCATTGGACAGCCTGACCGCTCTGGCCGGAATCACAGCCACGACGCTGCTCCCCGGCCACGGCGAGCCCTACGCGGAAGGCGTGCCCACAGCTCTCGCGGCGGCCCGTCGACACGGCATCGACTGGAGGACGCCGGCCGCAGGCGCACACAGCCACACCCATTGA
- a CDS encoding winged helix-turn-helix transcriptional regulator encodes MRSPLALDNCPAARALDVVGERWALLVVREALAGARRFDEFRDRLRMSENTLARRLTELTASGVLRRTQYSLKPARFEYLLTEQGCALVPVLAALAAWGNEWTDPDPDLPKPPARPSWLAEDAAGTAGRRA; translated from the coding sequence ATGCGCTCGCCCCTCGCCCTCGACAACTGTCCCGCCGCCCGAGCGCTGGACGTGGTCGGCGAACGATGGGCGCTCCTGGTGGTGCGTGAAGCCCTCGCCGGAGCCCGCCGGTTCGACGAATTCCGCGATCGGTTGCGGATGAGCGAGAACACGCTCGCCCGACGACTGACGGAGCTGACTGCCTCCGGCGTCCTCAGGCGCACGCAGTACAGCCTCAAACCCGCCCGCTTCGAGTACCTCCTCACTGAACAGGGATGCGCCCTGGTGCCGGTGCTCGCAGCCTTGGCCGCCTGGGGAAACGAGTGGACCGATCCCGATCCGGATCTGCCGAAGCCGCCCGCGCGACCGAGCTGGCTCGCCGAAGACGCCGCAGGCACCGCCGGGCGGAGGGCGTGA
- a CDS encoding N-terminal phage integrase SAM-like domain-containing protein yields the protein MVGHDAAEGALRRFLKGEAGGFNADPNQSVADYLTVWLAAKALVLKPTTIARYRDYVHNDLVPAFGTLKLDELGHRHIAAFVTSELAAGRGQTTLYRCLVTLSSALGAAFRQHRLAHNPEQPLGSSPSAVARAADLDRGRGRPLPPALP from the coding sequence ATGGTCGGTCACGACGCGGCCGAGGGGGCGCTGCGGAGGTTCCTGAAGGGCGAGGCCGGCGGGTTCAACGCCGACCCGAACCAGAGCGTCGCCGACTACCTGACCGTCTGGCTCGCCGCCAAGGCCCTCGTGCTCAAGCCGACCACCATCGCCCGTTACCGGGACTACGTCCACAACGATCTCGTCCCGGCCTTCGGGACCCTGAAGCTGGACGAGCTCGGGCACCGGCACATCGCCGCGTTCGTCACCAGCGAGCTCGCCGCCGGCCGCGGCCAGACCACCCTCTACCGGTGCCTTGTCACACTCTCCAGCGCCCTCGGCGCCGCCTTCCGCCAACACCGCCTCGCCCACAACCCAGAACAGCCCCTCGGCTCTTCACCGTCCGCCGTCGCCAGAGCGGCGGATCTGGACCGCGGACGAGGCCGTCCGCTTCCTCCAGCACTGCCATAA